The region AGGAGAATTTATCTCAAACTAGCCGGATTTACTGTGAGATTAATTCGGGACGGGAGATCGGAAATAAAAAGCAGATTAACTCTAAATATTGTTCTCTTCTCTCGTCTTTACGAACCCCAAACATAATGGAGAGAAAACCATGACTGAAAAATTATCACCGACGACTGATTTTGAATCAGAATCCCAACAGGCACAACAAGGTGTGATGCTTTCTCCGTCTCCCATAAGTCTGGAAGAGACCCAGGATAGTATTGCGGAAATCATTGGAGCCTATCCGAAGAAAGTCGCTCGCAAACGGAGCAAACATATTGTTGTTCGTGACCCATCTATTCCGGAGCAAGAAATTAACGCTAATGCCCGTACAACTCCCGGAATTATAACTCAGAGAGGATGTGCTTTTGCGGGATGTAAAGGTGTGGTTGTGGGGCCATTTGGTGACTGCGTACACATCGTTCATGGTCCGATTGGGTGTTCCTATTATTCTTGGTTAACTCGACGCAATCAGTTTAAACCGAGAGAAGATGGCAAAGAATTTTTACACTATTGCTTCTCCACCGATTTGAACGAACATGATGTTGTGTTTGGTGGCGTGAATAAGTTAAAGCAGGCGGTGCAAGAAGCCTATGATATTTTCCAACCCAAATCGATTACGGTTCACTCCACTTGTCCGGTGGGATTAATTGGAGATGATATCCAAGGTGCAGCTAGGGAAATGACGCAAAAACTGGGACTTCCGGTCGTTGCCTTTAACTGTGAAGGATATAAAGGAGTCAGTCAATCCGCAGGACACCATATTGCCAACAATGGTTTCTTCAAACATTGGATTGGAAATGATACTGAAACGGAAGAAATCGAAGGATTTACCGTTAACCTGATGGGTGAATATAACATCGGGGGTGACTCTTGGGAAATTGAGCGGGTGCTGGAAAAATGTGGCATTAAAGTGGTTTCCACATTTAGTGGCGATGCCTCTTATGATGATGCGATCAAGGCTCATTTAGCCAAAGTAAATCTGGTCATGTGCCATCGTTCCATTAACTATATGGCTTCCATGATGGAAGAGAAATATGGTACGCCTTGGATGAAAGTGAACTTTATTGGCGTTCATGCTTTTGCCAAGAGTTTGCGTAAGATTGCTAAGTTCTTTGATGATCCAGCTTTGATTCAACGGGTTGAAGACGTGATTGTGGAAGAATTGGCGATCGCCGAAGCTCAGTTGACCCAGTACCGCAAACGACTCGAAGGAAAAACGGTATTCTTGTTCGTTGGCGGTTCCCGGGCCCATCACTACCAAGAACTATTTGCAGATCTCGGCATGAAAACCATTGTAGCAGGCTATGAGTTTGCTCACCGGGATGACTACGAAGGACGGCAAGCCCTACCGAAGATCAAGGTGGATGCAGACAGTCGCAACATTGAAGAATTGGATGTAGAACGCGATTCAGAGCGCTATAATCCTCCATCGGATGCAGAAATGGAACGTCTGCGTAACGAGAAGATCATGAATGACTACAAAGGAATGATGCCCGATATGGGTGAAGGCACATTGCTAGTAGACAACATTTCTCACCATGAACTCGATGTGTTGATCAAACGCTTTAAACCCGATCTGATTGGTTCTGGAATTAAAGACAAGTACGTCATTGAGAAATTCGGCGTACCTTGCAAGCAGTTGCACAATTATGACTACGGTGGGCCCTTTGCTGGTTTCCGAGGTGCAGTCAACTTTGCCAAAGATGTGGATCTGCGAGTCAATAGCCCCACTTGGCAATACATCAAAGCCCCTTGGGATTAGGGTTAACGGGCTGGAAAGCCCCTACCCTCCCTCCTCCAGTTGCAGGGGGTTTGTCCTGAACTCGTTGCAACTCTCACCCTTCATTCATCCCAACTCGGAGAGAAAATCATGTTAGAAGCAACCCCCAAAGAAGTTGTAGAACGCAAAGCACTACGGGTTAACCCCGCCAAAACATGCCAACCCATCGGGGCTATGTACGCCGCATTAGGAATTCATGGATGCTTACCCCATTCCCATGGCTCACAAGGATGTTGTTCTTACCATAGATCGCACCTAACTCGTCATTATCGCGACCCGATCATGGCAGCAACCAGTTCGTTTACTGAAGGTTCAGCCGTCTTTGGTGGTGGTGCAAACTTGCGTCAAGCGTTTACCACCATGTACAAACTGTACGACCCTGATGTAATTGCGATTAATACCACCTGTCTGTCAGAAAC is a window of Roseofilum reptotaenium CS-1145 DNA encoding:
- the nifD gene encoding nitrogenase molybdenum-iron protein alpha chain produces the protein MLSPSPISLEETQDSIAEIIGAYPKKVARKRSKHIVVRDPSIPEQEINANARTTPGIITQRGCAFAGCKGVVVGPFGDCVHIVHGPIGCSYYSWLTRRNQFKPREDGKEFLHYCFSTDLNEHDVVFGGVNKLKQAVQEAYDIFQPKSITVHSTCPVGLIGDDIQGAAREMTQKLGLPVVAFNCEGYKGVSQSAGHHIANNGFFKHWIGNDTETEEIEGFTVNLMGEYNIGGDSWEIERVLEKCGIKVVSTFSGDASYDDAIKAHLAKVNLVMCHRSINYMASMMEEKYGTPWMKVNFIGVHAFAKSLRKIAKFFDDPALIQRVEDVIVEELAIAEAQLTQYRKRLEGKTVFLFVGGSRAHHYQELFADLGMKTIVAGYEFAHRDDYEGRQALPKIKVDADSRNIEELDVERDSERYNPPSDAEMERLRNEKIMNDYKGMMPDMGEGTLLVDNISHHELDVLIKRFKPDLIGSGIKDKYVIEKFGVPCKQLHNYDYGGPFAGFRGAVNFAKDVDLRVNSPTWQYIKAPWD